The Sporocytophaga myxococcoides genome contains a region encoding:
- a CDS encoding S8 family serine peptidase, which produces MLTAKSKAILCFIIFISFQSLAQTNLYFVTFTDKSDSEYSSKTPEEFLSPKAISRRQAHNIQIQEEDLPVNKNYLDSFTKTGIIIKGSSRWMNGVIVEMSEEVSELTRSKQFVKSVKYLQPAQTSLNQLKLSSPVSNIQRQSAFLSSSSSSIDYGFSLNQNAMIGVPSVHALGYSGKGKLIAVLDNGFLNANTLTFFTHLYQNEKILGTYDFVSRDQNVYDDGGHGVNVLSVLAGFEEGKIVGPAYDASFLLLRTENDFSETILEEYNWLMAAEYADSAGADIISSSLGYNTFDFTEQDHSYADLDGTSTIVTKAAETAFSKGMIVVNSAGNEGNKSWKYVTAPADGPSVIAVGAVNSDKKYVTFSSIGPSADGRIKPDLAAMGAGVYVGNPDNSYSSTNGTSFSCPLVAGLIACLWQARPYLSNKEISEALKKSASKGNDPDFQYGFGIPNFQKALTYSSPDTLKIAGLFPNPVSIPGNVKLIIENDLVGNDVEAELFDLTGKKIFAKTLSKAEKINQMVFPGDIQRGVYILVLNTNSANQVIKIILQ; this is translated from the coding sequence ATGCTTACGGCAAAGAGTAAAGCAATTTTATGCTTCATTATTTTTATATCATTTCAAAGTCTAGCTCAGACTAATTTATATTTTGTAACATTCACCGATAAGTCTGACAGTGAATATTCCTCCAAGACTCCGGAAGAGTTTCTTTCTCCAAAAGCCATTAGCAGGAGACAGGCTCATAACATTCAGATTCAGGAAGAAGATTTGCCAGTCAATAAAAATTATCTGGATTCTTTCACGAAAACAGGTATTATTATTAAAGGATCTTCAAGATGGATGAATGGTGTGATCGTAGAAATGTCAGAAGAGGTATCTGAACTAACAAGAAGTAAGCAATTTGTAAAATCTGTAAAGTACCTTCAGCCAGCACAAACATCTCTTAACCAATTGAAGCTTTCTTCTCCGGTATCGAATATTCAGAGACAATCGGCTTTTTTATCATCATCATCGTCTTCTATTGACTATGGTTTTTCTCTGAATCAAAATGCTATGATTGGAGTTCCTTCTGTTCATGCTTTAGGTTATTCAGGAAAAGGTAAGCTTATAGCAGTTTTGGATAATGGGTTTTTAAATGCCAATACACTTACATTTTTCACTCATTTATATCAGAATGAAAAAATTTTAGGTACCTATGATTTTGTTTCTAGAGATCAGAATGTTTATGACGACGGAGGACATGGAGTGAATGTACTGTCGGTGTTGGCGGGTTTTGAAGAGGGAAAGATAGTAGGGCCTGCTTATGATGCTTCTTTTTTGTTATTGAGAACTGAAAATGATTTTTCGGAAACCATACTGGAAGAATATAACTGGCTTATGGCAGCAGAGTATGCAGACAGTGCAGGTGCTGATATCATTTCAAGTTCTTTAGGATACAATACTTTTGATTTTACGGAACAGGATCATTCTTATGCTGATCTTGATGGGACGTCTACTATTGTGACGAAAGCTGCAGAGACAGCTTTTTCTAAAGGAATGATTGTGGTGAACAGCGCAGGTAATGAAGGAAATAAATCATGGAAATATGTGACAGCTCCAGCAGATGGACCTTCAGTAATTGCAGTTGGTGCAGTAAATTCAGATAAAAAATATGTAACGTTCAGTTCAATTGGTCCTTCAGCTGATGGTCGAATAAAACCAGACCTGGCAGCAATGGGAGCTGGGGTATATGTTGGTAATCCGGACAATTCTTATTCGAGCACCAATGGTACATCTTTTTCCTGTCCGCTTGTAGCAGGTCTGATTGCTTGTCTTTGGCAAGCAAGACCATATTTATCCAACAAAGAAATCTCAGAAGCTTTGAAAAAATCAGCTTCCAAAGGGAATGACCCTGATTTTCAATATGGATTTGGAATTCCAAATTTTCAAAAAGCTCTTACTTATTCAAGCCCAGACACATTAAAAATTGCAGGGCTTTTCCCAAATCCTGTATCTATTCCGGGAAATGTAAAACTTATTATTGAAAACGATTTAGTAGGCAATGATGTGGAAGCTGAATTATTTGACCTAACAGGTAAAAAAATATTTGCCAAGACTTTATCAAAGGCAGAAAAGATAAATCAAATGGTATTTCCTGGTGACATTCAAAGAGGTGTGTATATTCTGGTTCTAAATACTAACAGTGCAAATCAGGTAATAAAAATTATCCTTCAATAA
- a CDS encoding thioredoxin family protein, translated as MAVIAVEDSNFDAELAKNPKVIVKFYADWCGSCKLFAPKYKRLSNDERYPGIVFLEVNAENNPEARKKANVNNLPTFATFQNGVLVETLCSSKEEAVVEALEKLQ; from the coding sequence ATGGCAGTTATAGCAGTAGAAGATTCTAATTTTGATGCAGAACTTGCAAAAAATCCTAAGGTGATTGTGAAGTTTTATGCGGATTGGTGCGGTTCATGTAAATTGTTTGCCCCGAAATATAAGAGATTATCTAATGATGAGAGATATCCAGGGATTGTATTTCTGGAAGTTAATGCAGAAAATAACCCTGAAGCCAGGAAGAAAGCTAATGTTAATAACCTTCCTACTTTCGCCACATTCCAAAACGGAGTTTTAGTAGAAACTCTTTGCTCCAGTAAAGAAGAAGCTGTCGTTGAGGCGCTGGAGAAACTTCAATAG
- the mnmA gene encoding tRNA 2-thiouridine(34) synthase MnmA yields MSTKGRVLVAMSGGIDSSVAAVMLHEEGYEVVGMTMKTWDYASSGGTKKETGCCSLDSINDARDIAVKLGFPHYILDIREEFGDYVINHFTDEYLAGRTPNPCVLCNTHIKWDALLRRADKLGCEFIATGHYANIRKENERYVISKGLDENKDQSYALWGISQESLSRTKFPLGHLKKTEIRAFAQERGFVDLVNKSESYEICFVPDNDYRGFLKRRIPGLEDSVRGGEFVLEDGTIVGKHEGYPFYTIGQRKGLGIALGYPVFVSEIQKDKNRVVLSSLEKLAKDGMMVKKLNMLKYPDLIGRKLETVTKVRYNDGGTPALIEQIGDEMKVLFHQGVTAIAPGQAAVFYEGNDVVGGGWITSSFRQNNE; encoded by the coding sequence ATGAGTACTAAAGGAAGAGTTTTGGTAGCTATGAGCGGCGGAATTGATAGTTCTGTTGCTGCTGTTATGCTTCATGAAGAAGGATATGAAGTGGTTGGTATGACTATGAAGACATGGGACTATGCGTCTTCCGGAGGTACTAAGAAAGAAACCGGATGCTGTAGTCTTGATTCTATTAATGATGCCAGAGATATTGCGGTTAAACTTGGTTTTCCTCATTATATCCTTGATATCAGGGAAGAGTTTGGTGATTATGTGATCAATCATTTTACTGACGAATACCTTGCCGGAAGAACCCCTAATCCCTGTGTATTGTGCAATACACACATCAAATGGGATGCCTTATTAAGACGTGCAGATAAACTAGGATGTGAATTTATTGCAACTGGTCATTATGCGAATATCAGAAAGGAAAATGAGAGATATGTCATCTCTAAAGGCCTTGATGAAAATAAAGACCAGTCTTATGCGTTATGGGGAATATCTCAGGAAAGTCTGAGCAGAACAAAGTTTCCGCTTGGTCATCTCAAAAAGACTGAAATCAGAGCATTTGCTCAGGAAAGAGGATTTGTAGATTTGGTTAATAAATCTGAATCTTATGAAATCTGTTTTGTTCCTGACAACGATTACAGAGGCTTTCTGAAAAGGAGAATTCCAGGTTTGGAAGATTCTGTAAGAGGAGGTGAGTTTGTGCTCGAAGACGGCACAATTGTAGGAAAACATGAGGGCTATCCTTTTTATACAATTGGTCAGAGAAAAGGATTAGGGATAGCGCTAGGATATCCAGTATTTGTTTCTGAAATTCAAAAGGATAAAAATCGAGTAGTACTGTCATCATTAGAAAAGCTGGCTAAAGATGGAATGATGGTGAAGAAGTTAAACATGCTTAAATATCCTGATCTAATAGGCAGAAAGCTAGAAACTGTAACAAAGGTCAGATATAACGATGGCGGTACTCCGGCACTTATAGAACAAATAGGTGATGAAATGAAAGTGTTGTTTCATCAAGGAGTAACAGCTATAGCACCTGGACAAGCAGCTGTTTTTTATGAAGGAAATGATGTGGTTGGCGGAGGATGGATTACATCAAGCTTTAGACAAAACAATGAATAA
- a CDS encoding diphthine--ammonia ligase: MQKAVFCWSGGKDSAFALYKTISSGAFEILALLTTINSAYSRVSMHGVREELMDLQAKHIGIPLYKVYIPEVCTNEEYEKQMEEAMIYWKEKGVSHIIFGDIFLEDLKRYREEKLEKVGMKAVFPLWKEDTAELLSSFLKLGFKTMICSGSCKNINEELVGETLSEEIVGLMSPGTDPCGENGEFHTFVYEGPVFREKLDVACTEKVVKYYNVKKETEGRIVEEEVGYWFADIKLKE; encoded by the coding sequence ATGCAAAAAGCAGTTTTTTGCTGGAGTGGAGGTAAAGACTCCGCTTTTGCTTTATATAAGACAATATCATCAGGCGCATTTGAGATCTTGGCATTGCTAACAACTATTAATTCCGCCTATTCCAGAGTGTCTATGCACGGGGTGAGAGAAGAGTTGATGGATCTTCAGGCAAAGCATATAGGAATTCCATTGTATAAGGTATATATACCTGAAGTTTGCACTAATGAAGAATATGAAAAGCAAATGGAAGAAGCAATGATATACTGGAAAGAAAAGGGAGTTTCTCATATTATTTTTGGAGATATATTTTTAGAAGATTTAAAAAGATACAGAGAGGAAAAGCTGGAAAAAGTAGGAATGAAAGCTGTTTTCCCTTTATGGAAGGAGGATACAGCAGAACTGCTCTCAAGCTTTTTGAAGTTAGGTTTTAAAACAATGATTTGTTCAGGAAGCTGTAAAAACATAAACGAGGAATTAGTAGGAGAAACCCTATCTGAGGAAATAGTGGGATTGATGTCACCTGGTACTGATCCATGTGGTGAAAATGGAGAGTTTCATACATTTGTCTATGAAGGTCCGGTATTCAGAGAAAAGCTGGATGTAGCCTGTACGGAAAAAGTAGTAAAATATTACAATGTAAAAAAAGAAACGGAGGGCAGGATAGTGGAAGAAGAAGTTGGATATTGGTTTGCCGACATAAAGTTGAAGGAATAA
- a CDS encoding penicillin-binding protein activator LpoB — translation MRIPFKVIFSLLTVLVLAGSCTKKTVTRVSPDQQIDLSGRWNDVDSRLVAEEMAKDMINRPWRNDFMARNNKKPTIILGVISNKSHEHIDALTFIKDLERECINTGTIRVVQNAEFREKLRVERADQQQFASPETQKKWGRELGADYMVFGTINSIVDSEGKRKVVFYQINLELADLETNELVWIGDKKIKKYIVN, via the coding sequence ATGAGAATTCCCTTTAAAGTTATTTTCAGCCTACTTACAGTTTTAGTTCTTGCAGGTTCATGTACTAAAAAGACGGTAACAAGAGTAAGCCCAGATCAGCAGATAGATCTAAGTGGCAGATGGAATGATGTAGATTCAAGGCTGGTTGCTGAAGAAATGGCTAAGGATATGATCAACAGACCATGGAGAAATGATTTCATGGCAAGGAATAATAAAAAGCCAACGATTATATTAGGTGTAATCAGTAATAAGAGTCATGAACATATTGATGCTCTTACTTTCATTAAAGACCTTGAAAGAGAATGCATCAATACAGGTACAATAAGAGTTGTTCAGAATGCAGAATTCAGAGAAAAGCTGAGAGTAGAAAGAGCAGATCAGCAGCAATTTGCATCTCCTGAAACTCAGAAAAAATGGGGCAGAGAGCTTGGAGCAGATTATATGGTATTCGGTACGATCAATTCAATTGTAGACTCTGAAGGTAAGAGAAAAGTAGTGTTTTATCAGATCAATCTTGAACTTGCTGATCTTGAAACCAATGAACTTGTTTGGATTGGGGACAAGAAAATTAAGAAATATATAGTTAATTAA
- the rpe gene encoding ribulose-phosphate 3-epimerase encodes MKPIIAPSVLSADFANLQRDVTMINESQADWFHVDIMDGVFVPNISFGLPVCAAINKHAKKPLDVHLMIVQPEKYIEAFKEAGAAYISVHAEACTHLHRVIQQIHAAGCKAGVAINPHTPVNVLENVLNDIDLVCIMSVNPGFGGQQFITRTYEKIKQLNKMREEAKANFLIEIDGGVSDKNAKQLLDLGANVLVAGNFVFNSKDPQATIASLKSLG; translated from the coding sequence ATGAAACCGATTATAGCCCCTTCAGTTCTTTCTGCTGATTTTGCAAACCTGCAAAGAGATGTTACAATGATCAATGAAAGCCAGGCAGACTGGTTCCATGTTGATATTATGGATGGTGTTTTTGTTCCTAATATTTCTTTTGGCTTGCCAGTTTGTGCTGCTATAAATAAACATGCTAAGAAACCTTTGGATGTGCATTTAATGATTGTGCAACCTGAGAAATATATTGAAGCTTTTAAAGAGGCAGGGGCTGCATATATCAGTGTTCATGCAGAAGCTTGTACTCATCTTCACAGAGTTATCCAACAAATTCATGCTGCCGGATGTAAAGCTGGTGTGGCGATTAATCCACATACTCCTGTAAATGTATTGGAAAACGTATTGAATGATATTGATCTGGTTTGTATCATGTCTGTGAACCCAGGATTCGGAGGGCAACAGTTCATTACCAGAACCTATGAAAAGATAAAGCAGCTGAATAAGATGAGAGAAGAGGCCAAAGCAAATTTTCTGATAGAAATTGATGGCGGGGTTTCAGATAAAAATGCAAAACAATTGCTGGATCTAGGTGCCAATGTACTCGTTGCAGGAAATTTTGTATTTAACTCTAAAGATCCTCAGGCTACAATAGCATCTCTTAAATCTTTAGGATAA
- a CDS encoding 1-phosphofructokinase family hexose kinase gives MKTIFTLTLSPTIDKSCTVDHVYAEHKLRCSEPVHEPGGGGINVSRAIKKLGGDSIAVYPKGGPTGELLNQLLNQEGISQYPIEVEHWSRENFIVVETTTNRQYRFGMPGAPLSEAEWMNCLNEIDSHAEKIDYLVASGSMPPGVPSDFYARLAKIGKRKNAKLVLDTSGDALKEAINEGIYLLKPNVKELSELIGSELKTINQQEEAALEIIKKHKIEIMVVSLGAFGAFIASKEGVNHISAPSAAKKSTVGAGDSMVAGIVLSLSRGWDHLDALKYGIACGTAATMNPGTELCKLEDVNMLYNWVNTVEKRGQPDQLNSTFK, from the coding sequence ATGAAAACTATTTTTACGCTTACACTTTCTCCTACCATTGACAAAAGCTGCACTGTAGATCATGTATATGCAGAGCACAAACTAAGGTGTTCAGAACCAGTTCATGAGCCAGGAGGCGGTGGAATTAATGTATCCAGAGCAATTAAAAAACTCGGTGGTGATTCTATTGCAGTTTATCCTAAAGGAGGACCAACCGGAGAGCTGTTAAATCAGCTTTTAAATCAAGAAGGGATCAGTCAATATCCCATTGAAGTTGAGCATTGGAGCAGGGAAAATTTCATTGTTGTGGAGACAACTACTAACCGACAATACAGATTTGGAATGCCAGGTGCTCCTCTTTCTGAGGCAGAATGGATGAACTGCCTTAATGAAATCGATAGTCATGCAGAAAAAATTGATTATCTCGTTGCCAGTGGCAGCATGCCTCCTGGTGTTCCATCTGACTTCTATGCGAGACTGGCTAAAATAGGCAAGCGAAAAAATGCAAAGCTGGTTCTTGATACTTCCGGGGATGCTCTGAAAGAAGCAATCAACGAAGGTATTTACCTATTAAAACCTAATGTCAAGGAACTTAGCGAACTGATCGGCTCGGAATTAAAAACCATTAATCAACAGGAAGAAGCTGCTCTTGAAATCATCAAAAAACACAAGATAGAAATTATGGTGGTTTCGCTTGGTGCTTTCGGAGCATTCATTGCATCGAAAGAGGGAGTAAATCATATATCGGCTCCATCTGCTGCTAAAAAAAGTACGGTGGGAGCCGGAGACAGTATGGTAGCAGGGATAGTTCTTTCTCTTTCAAGAGGATGGGATCATCTGGATGCTCTAAAGTACGGAATTGCCTGTGGAACTGCTGCAACAATGAATCCTGGTACAGAGCTTTGCAAGCTTGAAGATGTCAATATGCTTTATAATTGGGTCAATACTGTGGAAAAAAGAGGTCAACCCGATCAGTTGAACTCTACTTTCAAGTAA
- a CDS encoding DUF6952 family protein, translating into MKIPAIKLLVENYLPSDLKQAENDLIEGEGLKIDVEGEDEGEQLTHVIAALWIMEEMNAKNIEFKEALREYTKKVRESIN; encoded by the coding sequence ATGAAAATACCTGCGATAAAATTACTTGTAGAAAATTATTTACCATCAGATCTAAAACAGGCCGAGAATGACCTGATAGAGGGTGAAGGCCTGAAAATAGATGTGGAAGGGGAGGATGAAGGAGAGCAGTTGACGCATGTGATTGCGGCTCTTTGGATTATGGAGGAAATGAATGCTAAAAATATTGAGTTTAAAGAAGCGTTAAGAGAATACACAAAAAAAGTAAGGGAGTCTATAAACTGA
- a CDS encoding TonB-dependent receptor, with protein MGKRIFYFIFLLVISSLAALGQDKGVFSGQVLNEQGKVVPDANVVLYNQQWKPVSQVHSDSEGRFLLYLPGDSVYTIVISFLGFENFAKQITPSERNAGTIVFQLKPDVQMLKHVEVKGKFKEESGGQVSTIKIDPKIPKYLPSAFGDFNKILSTAGLGVVSNSELSSQYGVRGGNFEENLVYVNGIEIYRPFLVRSGQQEGLSFVNPDMVADIEFSAGGWQPRYGDKLSSMLSVKYREPKNLRGTITAGLLNNALYLENSAFKKRLSIAIGARQKSSQYLLKTLPVKGQYKPKFYDIQSYISLDLTKKSRAAEYGKRTTLGLLLSYSKNKYQVFPSRSKVQFGTLNQVMNLTVDFDGKEIMEYETFQSGLVLTHQFTKRFKTEFIVSGVRTIENEGFDVEAGYKLYEVESGPSSNFIPQLNAPLIIRGIGTNFDHGRNSLKASIFNFTHRGYYRLNSKNKVEYGYSLTKEIIDDQLNEYSFTDSAQYITLTRYINTTVDLDSWRNQGYIQNTFSPDSTHILTYGVRLNYWSLNNQLLVSPRLQYGWIPTSRPNLMLRAAAGVYQQPPFYRELRNFDGIVNTNLKAQTSYHFIAGSDLKFMSWGREFKFISEIYYKYLTNVVPYDIDNVRLRYYGQNLARAYATGIDFRVSGEFVKGEQSWFSLSFLRTMEDVQGDDRGYIRRPTDQRVTAAIFFQDHLPNNPTIKMYLNLVFGSGLPFGPPENKNFRAAATAPFYRRVDIGFSKLLSMQDKEVLKKSLFESLWLSIEVLNLLGVNNTISYYWVSDFQNRQFAVPNTLSARFLNVRLIAKF; from the coding sequence ATGGGTAAAAGGATTTTTTATTTTATTTTTTTGCTGGTTATATCCTCTTTGGCAGCTCTTGGGCAGGATAAAGGGGTCTTTTCAGGGCAGGTGCTAAACGAACAAGGAAAAGTTGTTCCTGATGCGAATGTTGTATTATACAACCAGCAATGGAAACCTGTATCTCAAGTTCATTCAGATTCAGAAGGGCGTTTTTTATTATATCTGCCAGGTGATTCTGTCTATACAATTGTCATATCTTTTCTTGGTTTTGAAAATTTCGCAAAACAAATAACTCCTTCAGAAAGAAATGCAGGAACAATTGTGTTTCAACTAAAGCCTGATGTTCAGATGCTCAAGCATGTTGAAGTCAAAGGGAAATTTAAGGAGGAATCAGGTGGGCAGGTAAGTACAATCAAAATAGATCCCAAGATTCCCAAATACCTTCCGTCTGCATTTGGAGATTTTAATAAAATCCTTTCCACGGCAGGGCTTGGTGTTGTTTCTAACAGTGAACTTTCGTCTCAGTATGGTGTGCGTGGAGGTAATTTTGAGGAAAATCTGGTATATGTCAATGGTATTGAAATATACCGACCCTTTCTGGTAAGGAGTGGGCAGCAGGAAGGTTTAAGTTTTGTCAATCCTGACATGGTCGCTGATATTGAATTTTCTGCCGGAGGATGGCAGCCGAGATATGGAGATAAGTTGTCTTCTATGTTATCTGTAAAGTACAGAGAACCTAAAAATCTGAGAGGGACTATTACAGCAGGGCTGTTGAACAATGCCTTATATCTGGAAAATTCAGCATTCAAGAAGAGGTTATCTATTGCAATCGGCGCCAGACAGAAGTCCTCTCAATACCTCCTTAAAACCCTTCCGGTCAAAGGTCAGTACAAACCAAAATTTTATGATATACAATCCTATATTTCACTTGATTTAACCAAAAAAAGTCGTGCCGCAGAGTATGGAAAACGGACGACATTGGGACTTTTATTAAGCTATTCAAAAAATAAATACCAGGTATTTCCCTCCAGGAGTAAAGTCCAGTTTGGCACACTTAATCAGGTGATGAATTTGACAGTTGACTTTGACGGTAAGGAAATCATGGAATATGAAACTTTTCAAAGCGGACTAGTTTTGACACATCAATTTACCAAAAGATTTAAAACGGAATTTATAGTCTCTGGTGTCAGGACAATAGAAAATGAAGGGTTTGATGTGGAAGCTGGTTATAAACTATACGAAGTGGAATCAGGTCCGAGTTCTAATTTTATCCCTCAGCTAAATGCTCCCCTCATTATAAGAGGGATTGGAACTAATTTTGATCACGGCAGAAATTCCCTGAAAGCTTCAATTTTCAATTTTACTCATCGAGGGTATTATCGTCTCAATTCAAAGAATAAGGTTGAATATGGATATAGTCTTACTAAAGAAATAATCGATGATCAGTTGAATGAGTATTCTTTCACGGACTCTGCTCAGTATATAACGCTTACAAGATATATCAATACGACAGTTGATTTAGATTCTTGGAGAAATCAGGGATATATTCAGAATACGTTCAGTCCTGATTCAACTCATATTTTAACTTATGGAGTAAGATTAAATTACTGGTCATTAAATAACCAGTTGCTGGTAAGTCCTCGTCTTCAGTATGGCTGGATACCGACTTCAAGACCCAATTTGATGCTAAGGGCTGCAGCCGGAGTATATCAACAACCTCCATTCTATAGGGAACTTAGAAATTTTGACGGGATTGTCAATACTAATCTCAAAGCCCAGACCTCTTATCATTTTATTGCAGGAAGTGATCTTAAGTTTATGTCATGGGGAAGAGAGTTTAAATTTATCTCAGAGATTTATTATAAATATCTGACAAACGTAGTACCTTATGACATTGATAATGTAAGGCTGCGGTATTATGGACAGAATCTTGCCAGGGCATATGCTACAGGAATTGACTTCAGGGTCAGCGGGGAGTTTGTGAAAGGTGAACAGTCCTGGTTCAGTCTCAGTTTTTTAAGAACAATGGAAGATGTTCAGGGGGACGATCGGGGTTATATCAGAAGACCTACAGATCAGAGAGTAACAGCAGCAATCTTCTTTCAGGATCATTTGCCAAATAATCCAACAATTAAAATGTACCTGAATCTTGTGTTCGGCTCAGGATTACCTTTTGGTCCTCCGGAAAATAAAAACTTCAGAGCTGCAGCTACAGCTCCATTTTACAGGAGAGTGGATATTGGTTTTTCGAAGTTATTAAGCATGCAGGATAAGGAAGTATTGAAAAAGTCTCTTTTTGAGTCACTTTGGTTGAGCATTGAAGTGCTGAACCTTCTTGGGGTAAATAATACAATCAGTTATTACTGGGTAAGTGATTTTCAAAATCGTCAATTTGCTGTCCCTAATACCTTATCGGCAAGGTTTTTGAATGTCCGCCTGATAGCGAAATTTTAA
- a CDS encoding COG3014 family protein — protein MGRVIICLIFAGLCFSCVSYYQRNIRFNTYFVQGQLKEAEDELAKDKKGAKGKNKLIYYLNKGVVASMQGNYAGSNDHFEEAYRIADNHHRNLLNEGLSFLTNPKIVEYYGEEFELLMMHYYKALNYLKMGQSEEALVECRRMDIRLKQLSDKYKSENKYKRDAFIHLLMGIIYDANKDYNNAFIAYRNALEVYQADYQKMFNLGPPEQLKQDLLRTAYLSGFNEELVRFEKDLGIKYQPSLGKDEGDLVFIWHDGLGPVKEEWSINFSIIRGEGGVVTFVNPELGLNFPFAISNDNYESSGLSKLEFIRVAFPKYVERPLVYESATLSGGGKEVPLQLAQDINAIAFKSLKDRMLLELGKSLLRVGLKKAAEYKIRQENGNLGAAFSIVNAITEQADTRNWQTLPHSIYYARLKLPEGKQTISFTTKGRQDLKKQEISVEIKKNSTNFQTFSSLDAMPALIYY, from the coding sequence ATGGGACGAGTTATAATTTGTTTGATTTTTGCAGGTCTGTGTTTTTCCTGTGTTTCCTATTATCAGAGAAATATTAGGTTCAATACTTATTTTGTTCAAGGCCAGCTGAAGGAAGCAGAGGATGAATTGGCCAAAGATAAAAAGGGAGCAAAAGGAAAAAACAAACTTATATATTATTTAAACAAAGGCGTTGTTGCTTCTATGCAAGGAAATTATGCTGGAAGCAATGACCACTTTGAAGAGGCTTACAGAATTGCAGATAATCACCACAGAAATCTGCTCAATGAAGGACTATCCTTTCTGACCAATCCTAAAATAGTCGAATACTATGGAGAGGAGTTTGAACTCCTTATGATGCATTATTACAAGGCTTTAAACTATCTGAAGATGGGACAGTCCGAAGAAGCCCTTGTAGAATGCAGAAGGATGGATATCAGATTAAAACAGCTAAGCGATAAGTACAAATCGGAAAATAAATATAAAAGAGATGCATTCATCCATCTTTTAATGGGAATCATATATGATGCTAATAAAGATTATAATAACGCTTTTATAGCGTATAGAAATGCTTTAGAGGTGTACCAGGCAGATTATCAAAAAATGTTCAATCTTGGCCCTCCTGAACAGCTTAAACAGGATCTTTTGAGAACAGCCTACCTCAGTGGTTTTAATGAAGAACTTGTAAGGTTTGAAAAAGATCTTGGTATTAAGTATCAGCCTTCTTTAGGCAAAGATGAAGGCGACCTGGTTTTCATCTGGCATGATGGTCTTGGGCCTGTTAAAGAAGAATGGAGTATCAACTTCAGTATTATCAGAGGAGAGGGAGGCGTTGTGACTTTTGTTAATCCTGAACTCGGATTAAACTTTCCTTTTGCCATTAGCAATGACAATTACGAGTCCAGTGGTTTAAGCAAGCTTGAATTTATACGTGTAGCATTTCCTAAATACGTAGAGCGGCCACTGGTATATGAAAGTGCAACTTTATCCGGAGGAGGAAAAGAGGTTCCTTTACAACTGGCTCAAGATATTAATGCCATTGCCTTTAAGTCTTTAAAAGACCGAATGCTATTAGAACTTGGTAAATCGCTTCTCCGTGTTGGATTAAAGAAAGCTGCAGAATATAAAATACGACAGGAAAACGGAAATCTGGGAGCGGCTTTCAGTATTGTTAATGCTATAACAGAACAGGCAGATACAAGAAACTGGCAGACGTTGCCTCACAGCATTTATTATGCAAGGCTTAAACTCCCGGAAGGGAAGCAGACTATTTCCTTTACCACAAAGGGAAGGCAAGATCTGAAGAAGCAAGAAATTTCAGTAGAAATTAAAAAGAATAGTACCAATTTTCAGACCTTCAGTTCGCTGGACGCTATGCCAGCCCTAATCTATTATTAG